A section of the Chryseobacterium scophthalmum genome encodes:
- a CDS encoding T9SS type A sorting domain-containing protein, whose amino-acid sequence MKKSILLFLIFIFQFSFAQLTENDVKFWVGTGSKKAYLIADFNDSDNPTSYVWGYRFDSTTLTMEDLINAIDAADSKVTAEVPSGFLYSFDYNHHVPSTDDYWSTWSGTASNNMTTNNGVNNDPLVDGKWYGMSYGYSFTPGTTFGPPSTPVPAYNSAWFNSSQIINWIGTGSNKSLVVIDFGTDNGNGIADSFAFGIQYNGTITAEQALQLIDSHVNEFNYTSAANQISALSLNNFSGNSTGNNSWKLYKGKDLSSWREQSNLSQIQLANNDWFGLSFGNRIPFTPTVANVTLSVSDTVKQSFKIYPNPATDFVIIETQDNIKDINIYSISGQRVMNTQNKKINIQSLQSGVYFVEIKTNQSTTTHKIIKK is encoded by the coding sequence ATGAAAAAATCAATACTTCTTTTTTTAATTTTTATATTTCAATTTTCATTTGCTCAACTTACAGAAAATGATGTAAAATTCTGGGTAGGAACAGGTTCTAAAAAAGCCTATTTAATTGCAGATTTCAACGATTCAGACAATCCTACTTCTTATGTTTGGGGCTACAGATTTGATTCTACCACTTTAACGATGGAAGATCTTATTAATGCAATTGACGCGGCAGATTCTAAAGTTACCGCAGAAGTACCAAGCGGTTTTTTATACAGTTTTGATTATAACCATCACGTTCCAAGTACAGATGATTACTGGTCGACTTGGTCGGGAACTGCTTCAAATAATATGACCACGAATAATGGCGTCAATAATGATCCGTTAGTTGACGGTAAATGGTACGGAATGTCTTATGGATATAGTTTTACACCGGGAACAACATTCGGTCCGCCTTCCACTCCGGTTCCAGCTTACAATTCTGCATGGTTTAATTCATCTCAAATTATTAATTGGATCGGAACAGGAAGTAATAAAAGTTTAGTTGTTATAGATTTCGGGACTGATAACGGTAACGGAATTGCTGATTCTTTTGCTTTTGGAATTCAATACAATGGAACAATTACAGCAGAACAGGCTTTACAATTAATCGATTCTCATGTCAATGAATTCAATTATACTTCAGCAGCCAACCAAATTTCAGCATTATCATTAAACAATTTTTCAGGAAACTCAACAGGAAACAATTCCTGGAAATTATACAAAGGAAAAGATCTTTCAAGCTGGAGAGAACAGAGCAATCTTTCACAAATTCAGCTTGCCAATAACGATTGGTTCGGATTAAGTTTTGGAAACAGAATACCGTTTACTCCAACTGTTGCCAATGTAACTTTAAGTGTTTCAGATACTGTAAAACAAAGCTTTAAGATTTATCCTAATCCAGCTACAGATTTTGTGATTATTGAAACTCAGGACAACATTAAAGATATTAATATCTACTCTATTTCAGGACAAAGAGTGATGAATACTCAAAATAAAAAAATTAATATCCAAAGTCTACAGTCGGGTGTTTATTTTGTTGAAATTAAAACCAATCAGTCAACAACGACTCATAAAATCATCAAAAAGTAG
- the folP gene encoding dihydropteroate synthase: MENHSSFINNHSLNCNGRLVDLSSPKIMGILNLTPDSFSDGGKFNNERSALQHAEKILKDGGEIIDIGPQSTRPNAEFLSSDDEIGRIGTVISGIKKEFPEALISLDTFYAETVKFGFNEGIDLVNDISGGQFDEKMFDVVAETKLPYILMHVNPSYETMHEKLKFDDITLNINQYFTKKTNELLQKGVKDIVLDPGFGFGKTVEDQMKMINEVEFLGFGKYPLLIGISRKSFIYKPLGKSPLEINEETQKLHLKVLEQGAKILRVHDVAEANKCILEWESSRV, from the coding sequence ATGGAAAATCATTCATCATTCATCAATAATCATTCATTAAATTGCAACGGAAGGTTAGTTGATTTAAGTTCGCCAAAAATCATGGGAATTCTAAATCTTACACCGGATTCTTTTTCTGACGGCGGAAAATTTAATAATGAAAGATCGGCATTGCAACACGCTGAAAAAATATTGAAAGATGGAGGAGAAATTATAGATATTGGTCCGCAATCTACAAGACCGAATGCTGAATTTTTGAGTAGTGATGATGAAATCGGAAGGATCGGAACTGTAATTTCAGGCATCAAAAAAGAGTTTCCCGAAGCATTAATTTCTCTGGATACTTTTTATGCTGAAACCGTAAAATTTGGTTTTAATGAAGGAATTGATCTGGTAAATGATATTTCAGGCGGACAGTTTGATGAAAAAATGTTTGATGTTGTTGCTGAGACGAAGCTTCCATATATATTAATGCACGTCAATCCTTCTTATGAAACAATGCATGAAAAACTAAAGTTTGATGATATTACTTTGAATATCAATCAATATTTTACAAAAAAAACGAACGAATTATTACAAAAAGGAGTTAAAGATATTGTTTTGGATCCTGGTTTCGGTTTCGGAAAAACGGTTGAAGATCAGATGAAAATGATTAACGAAGTAGAGTTCTTAGGTTTTGGAAAATATCCTTTATTAATAGGGATTTCAAGAAAATCTTTTATTTATAAGCCTTTAGGGAAATCGCCTTTAGAAATCAACGAAGAAACTCAAAAGCTGCATTTAAAAGTTTTGGAACAAGGAGCAAAAATTCTTCGTGTGCATGATGTTGCGGAAGCAAATAAGTGTATTTTGGAGTGGGAGAGTAGTCGTGTTTGA
- a CDS encoding T9SS type A sorting domain-containing protein: MKKASSFLFTFIVALYMSQFTANDVKFFVGTGSETAYFVADFKDGTDDRSYVWGVKFNPGQNITGPQMLQMIKTAEPAFDFGTSFGGGFLDKVQFNDHFAQSVPDYWSLWAADNTNNWSMAGWMNSGTISNGEWYGASYGFSNPTAEAPATPIPAYSSLWYNSSQIINWIGTGSNKSLVVVDFGTDNSNGNANSFVFGIQYNGTITAEQALQLIDVQTNSFSYSSAANQVSTLSLNSFSGTASGTNTWKLYKGTNLSNWKTNADLSTITLNNNDWFGLSFGTRRPFTPTEANITLSVSDTVKQSFKIYPNPASDFVIIETQDNIKDINIYSVSGQRIMNTQNKKINIQSLQSGVYLIEIKTDKSTTTHKIIKK; encoded by the coding sequence ATGAAAAAGGCATCAAGTTTTCTATTTACTTTCATCGTTGCGCTGTATATGTCACAATTTACAGCCAACGATGTAAAGTTTTTTGTAGGTACAGGTTCAGAAACGGCATATTTTGTAGCCGATTTTAAAGACGGTACCGATGACAGATCATATGTTTGGGGCGTGAAATTCAATCCCGGGCAAAATATTACCGGTCCGCAAATGCTTCAGATGATAAAAACTGCAGAACCAGCATTTGATTTCGGAACAAGTTTCGGAGGCGGATTTCTAGATAAAGTTCAGTTTAATGATCATTTTGCACAGTCTGTACCCGACTATTGGAGTTTATGGGCAGCTGACAACACCAATAATTGGTCGATGGCAGGATGGATGAACAGTGGAACCATCTCAAACGGAGAATGGTATGGTGCAAGTTACGGTTTTAGCAATCCTACAGCTGAAGCTCCTGCAACGCCGATTCCTGCATACAGTTCGTTGTGGTATAATTCTTCGCAAATCATCAATTGGATCGGAACGGGAAGCAATAAAAGTTTAGTGGTTGTCGATTTCGGAACTGATAATTCTAACGGAAACGCCAATTCTTTTGTTTTTGGAATTCAGTATAACGGAACTATTACAGCAGAACAAGCTTTACAGTTAATTGATGTACAAACAAATTCTTTCAGTTACAGTTCTGCAGCGAATCAGGTTTCAACATTGTCATTAAATTCTTTTTCAGGAACAGCAAGCGGAACAAACACCTGGAAATTATATAAAGGAACCAATTTGTCAAACTGGAAAACCAATGCTGATCTTTCAACGATCACTTTAAATAATAACGATTGGTTTGGATTAAGTTTCGGAACAAGAAGACCTTTTACTCCAACTGAAGCAAACATAACTTTAAGTGTTTCTGATACTGTAAAACAAAGCTTTAAAATTTATCCAAATCCTGCGAGTGATTTTGTTATTATTGAAACTCAGGATAACATTAAAGATATCAACATCTACTCTGTTTCCGGACAAAGAATAATGAATACTCAGAATAAAAAAATCAATATTCAAAGTTTACAGTCGGGAGTTTATTTGATTGAAATTAAAACAGACAAATCTACAACGACTCATAAGATCATCAAAAAATAA
- a CDS encoding BT_3928 family protein, with product MIKGLLRFIIAVIFIASGFVKAVDLVGFSFKMEEYFSPSVFNMPFLEKFALFFSIIVVVLELFLGFLLLLKLKLKFTLSALIALCIFFGFLTFYSAYFNVVTDCGCFGDAIKFTPWESFVKDVVLLVGLIILFVLYRKEFKKKDAYSDNNKPENNKFKSVAFGAFCGIMIVIMTIGIVNEPIIDFRDYKIGTDLKAEKTKILKNPFEYKTFYSMKNTKTGEVLKVNSDDYVNETKYWEEGSPWKIEEGKNESKLVKEGYKSEIVKFKIEDPTGIDLTDEVINAPKAILVFAYHPKEVSPELIKNVEAKVNAQKGAVIYGVSTDQNTFKNIKNAMMDGTAIKTIARSNPFVLVLEKGKIVDKQPAKYYVD from the coding sequence ATGATCAAAGGTTTATTACGTTTTATTATCGCTGTTATTTTCATCGCTTCAGGTTTTGTAAAAGCTGTAGACTTAGTAGGTTTTTCCTTTAAAATGGAAGAATATTTTTCGCCATCGGTTTTCAATATGCCGTTTTTGGAGAAATTTGCCTTGTTTTTTTCAATTATCGTGGTAGTTCTTGAATTATTCTTAGGCTTTTTATTATTACTAAAATTAAAACTGAAATTCACACTTTCTGCGCTGATTGCACTTTGTATTTTCTTCGGATTTCTAACGTTTTATTCAGCATACTTTAATGTAGTAACCGATTGCGGATGTTTTGGTGATGCGATTAAATTTACACCTTGGGAAAGCTTTGTGAAAGACGTTGTACTTTTGGTTGGGCTGATTATTCTTTTTGTTTTATATAGAAAAGAATTCAAGAAAAAAGATGCTTACTCAGATAATAATAAACCTGAAAACAATAAATTTAAATCGGTTGCTTTTGGAGCATTCTGCGGAATTATGATTGTTATTATGACCATTGGAATTGTTAACGAACCAATTATTGATTTCCGTGATTATAAAATAGGAACCGATCTGAAAGCTGAAAAAACTAAAATCCTAAAAAATCCATTTGAATATAAGACTTTTTATTCAATGAAAAACACTAAAACTGGTGAAGTTTTAAAGGTAAATTCGGACGATTATGTAAACGAAACAAAATACTGGGAAGAAGGTTCGCCCTGGAAAATTGAAGAAGGTAAAAATGAATCTAAACTCGTTAAAGAAGGTTATAAATCTGAAATTGTAAAATTCAAAATCGAAGATCCTACCGGAATTGATTTAACCGATGAAGTTATCAACGCTCCGAAAGCGATTTTAGTTTTTGCTTATCATCCGAAAGAAGTTTCTCCGGAATTAATTAAAAACGTAGAAGCAAAAGTAAATGCTCAGAAAGGAGCTGTAATTTATGGTGTTTCTACCGATCAAAACACTTTTAAAAACATTAAAAATGCAATGATGGACGGTACTGCCATCAAAACAATTGCAAGAAGCAATCCTTTTGTACTGGTTTTAGAAAAAGGAAAAATTGTTGACAAACAGCCAGCAAAATATTACGTTGACTAG
- a CDS encoding TerB family tellurite resistance protein: MHKSNKSIAGYHLLMILSSVDGEFAPEEGMLVQQYLADEFPFKMNLDNELETIALLKPEEWKDHFEFHGRCFLDDSTEEERLNFIKFAKTLIKADDKVTDEEHTFYVLLKNLWNLK; the protein is encoded by the coding sequence ATGCATAAATCAAATAAATCTATTGCCGGTTATCACTTATTAATGATTCTTTCTTCTGTTGACGGAGAATTTGCTCCGGAAGAAGGAATGTTGGTGCAGCAATATTTGGCTGACGAATTTCCATTTAAAATGAATTTAGATAACGAATTGGAAACTATCGCATTGCTTAAGCCTGAAGAATGGAAAGATCATTTTGAATTCCATGGGCGTTGTTTTTTAGATGATTCTACGGAAGAAGAACGTTTAAATTTCATCAAGTTTGCGAAAACTCTGATCAAAGCTGATGATAAAGTGACAGACGAGGAACATACTTTCTACGTTCTTTTGAAAAACCTTTGGAATCTGAAGTAA
- a CDS encoding DUF1599 domain-containing protein — protein MSKTSVQFGKIINECRDLFSKKMHDYGAAWRVLRPSSITDQIYIKVNRIRTLQMTDVKMIDESEEGEFIAIVNYSIIGLIQLEKGLSNDFNENPEEILNLYDKYSAEAQALMEKKNHDYGEAWRDMRISSITDLIYQKVLRTKQIEDNQGKTLVSEGLDANYFDMLNYAVFCLIKFSEQAIPNEPKN, from the coding sequence ATGTCAAAAACTTCAGTACAGTTCGGTAAAATCATCAATGAATGTCGTGATCTTTTCAGTAAAAAAATGCACGATTATGGCGCAGCGTGGAGAGTTTTACGCCCAAGTTCAATTACGGATCAGATTTATATTAAAGTCAACAGAATCCGTACGTTACAGATGACTGATGTAAAAATGATTGACGAAAGCGAAGAAGGAGAATTTATTGCTATCGTTAATTATTCAATTATCGGACTAATTCAGCTGGAGAAAGGTCTTTCGAATGATTTTAATGAAAATCCTGAAGAAATTTTAAATCTTTACGATAAATATTCTGCTGAAGCGCAAGCTTTAATGGAAAAGAAAAATCATGATTACGGTGAAGCTTGGAGAGATATGAGAATTTCTTCTATCACCGATTTAATTTACCAAAAAGTATTGAGAACCAAACAGATTGAAGACAACCAGGGAAAAACTTTGGTTTCTGAAGGTTTGGATGCCAATTATTTTGACATGCTGAATTATGCCGTTTTCTGTCTGATTAAATTTTCTGAACAAGCAATTCCAAACGAACCAAAAAACTAA
- a CDS encoding S9 family peptidase: MKKICLSLLVMSMSTAPFQSQIFPDLKAPVADKKQHLRNIHGDKVNDPYYWMIDFFKKGRDSTQVVEYLTAENSYWEGMMKDTEPFREKLFQEMKARIKEKDESVPVFRKGYYYYTRTETGKQYFKYCRKKGNLSAPEEIILDVDQLAEGHAYYSASGFSISPDNSKMIYGVDDVSRRQYKLFLKDLNTGKTTDLGIKNTTGSATWANDNKTIFYTGKNPETLLTEKIFRHSLGTDPSKDVLVYEEKDKTNYIGVGKSKNEKIIMIVSSATTSSETRYINADEPNATFKVFQPRMKDVLYDVTPLEDKFLITTNKDALNFKVMETPLDKTGVESWKDFMPHRKDVLMEGISEFKNYLVFSERQNGLSQLVILDRRTNKREFLKFDEPTYTVYPSGNPEYNTDYFRFGYTSMITPSSQYEQNLQTGKRTLLKQQEILGGYNKANYVTERLFATAKDGTKIPISIVYKKGYKKDGKNPLLLYAYGSYGNSMNATFSSTRLSLLDRGFAFAIAHIRGGQEMGRQWYEDGKMMKKKNTFTDFINVGEYLVKEKYTSPKHLYAQGGSAGGLLMGAVVNMKPELWNGAIAQVPFVDVVNTMLDESIPLTTNEYDEWGNPNNKAAYDYMKSYSPYENIERKNYPNILVTTGLHDSQVQYFEPAKWVAKLRDLKTDKNVLFLKTDMEYGHGGASGRFDYLKDIALEYAFMFKLEGIDK; this comes from the coding sequence ATGAAAAAAATTTGCTTATCCCTATTAGTAATGAGTATGAGTACAGCCCCATTTCAGTCTCAGATATTTCCTGATCTAAAAGCTCCGGTTGCTGACAAAAAACAGCATTTGAGAAATATTCACGGTGATAAGGTGAACGATCCTTATTACTGGATGATCGACTTTTTCAAAAAAGGAAGAGATTCTACGCAGGTTGTAGAATATTTAACCGCTGAAAACTCTTACTGGGAAGGCATGATGAAAGATACAGAACCTTTCAGAGAAAAGCTTTTTCAGGAAATGAAAGCAAGAATCAAGGAAAAGGATGAGTCTGTACCTGTTTTCAGAAAAGGTTATTACTATTACACCCGAACCGAAACCGGAAAACAATACTTCAAATATTGCAGAAAAAAAGGAAACCTAAGTGCTCCTGAAGAAATTATTCTGGATGTAGATCAGCTTGCTGAAGGTCATGCTTATTATTCTGCATCAGGTTTCAGCATCAGTCCTGATAATTCTAAAATGATCTACGGAGTTGATGATGTTTCCAGAAGGCAGTATAAATTATTTTTAAAAGATCTTAATACCGGAAAAACGACCGATTTAGGAATTAAAAATACAACAGGTTCTGCAACCTGGGCAAATGACAACAAAACCATTTTCTACACCGGAAAAAATCCTGAAACCCTTTTAACAGAGAAAATTTTCAGGCATTCTTTAGGAACTGATCCTTCAAAAGATGTTTTGGTATACGAAGAAAAAGACAAAACCAATTATATTGGCGTAGGAAAATCGAAGAACGAAAAAATCATCATGATTGTTTCTTCGGCGACAACTTCTTCAGAAACAAGATACATCAATGCAGATGAACCGAATGCAACTTTCAAGGTTTTCCAACCAAGAATGAAAGACGTTTTGTATGATGTAACTCCTTTAGAAGATAAGTTTTTGATTACAACCAATAAAGACGCCCTCAATTTCAAAGTGATGGAAACTCCTTTGGATAAAACAGGCGTTGAAAGCTGGAAAGATTTCATGCCACACAGAAAAGATGTTTTGATGGAGGGAATCAGTGAGTTTAAAAACTATCTGGTTTTCAGTGAAAGACAAAACGGACTTTCGCAATTAGTTATTCTTGACAGAAGAACCAATAAAAGAGAATTTTTAAAGTTTGATGAGCCAACTTACACGGTTTATCCATCAGGAAACCCTGAATACAATACGGATTATTTTAGATTCGGATATACTTCGATGATTACTCCGAGTTCACAGTATGAACAAAATTTACAAACAGGAAAAAGAACTTTATTAAAGCAACAGGAAATTTTAGGTGGTTACAATAAAGCTAATTATGTTACCGAAAGACTTTTTGCCACTGCAAAAGACGGTACAAAAATTCCGATTTCTATCGTTTATAAAAAAGGATATAAGAAAGACGGCAAAAACCCACTTCTACTCTACGCTTACGGATCGTACGGAAACTCAATGAATGCGACATTCAGCAGTACAAGACTGAGTCTTTTAGACCGAGGTTTTGCTTTTGCGATTGCACACATTCGTGGTGGACAAGAAATGGGAAGACAATGGTATGAAGACGGAAAAATGATGAAAAAGAAAAACACATTTACCGATTTCATCAACGTTGGAGAATATTTAGTTAAAGAAAAATACACTTCACCAAAACATTTGTACGCTCAAGGAGGAAGTGCAGGTGGACTTTTAATGGGCGCTGTTGTCAACATGAAACCAGAACTTTGGAATGGAGCGATTGCACAGGTTCCTTTCGTAGACGTTGTTAACACCATGTTGGATGAAAGTATTCCTTTGACAACGAATGAATATGATGAATGGGGAAATCCTAACAACAAAGCAGCCTACGATTATATGAAATCTTATTCTCCATATGAAAATATTGAGAGAAAAAACTATCCGAACATTCTTGTTACCACAGGATTACATGATTCTCAGGTACAATATTTTGAACCTGCAAAATGGGTAGCAAAACTGAGAGATTTGAAAACAGATAAAAATGTTTTATTCCTAAAAACCGATATGGAATACGGTCACGGTGGTGCTTCAGGAAGATTTGATTATTTGAAAGATATTGCGCTTGAATATGCTTTCATGTTTAAACTGGAGGGAATTGATAAGTAA
- the clpP gene encoding ATP-dependent Clp endopeptidase proteolytic subunit ClpP: MDIKKEFRDFSTKHLGNNGLVTDQYMGMFNPTNLTPYIMEERRLNVAQMDVFSRLMMDRIIFLGTGIDDQVANIVTAQLLFLESADPSKDIQIYINSPGGSVYAGLGIYDTMQIIKPDVATICTGIAASMGAVLLVAGEKGKRSALKHSRVMIHQPSGGAQGVASDMEINLREMLKLKKELYDIISEHSGQAYEWVEKASDRDYWMTSTEAKDFGMVDEVLQRSKEKK, encoded by the coding sequence ATGGACATTAAAAAAGAATTCAGAGATTTCTCTACGAAACACTTGGGAAATAACGGTTTGGTAACCGATCAGTATATGGGAATGTTTAATCCTACCAATCTTACGCCTTACATTATGGAGGAAAGAAGATTAAACGTTGCTCAAATGGACGTTTTCTCTCGTTTGATGATGGATAGAATTATTTTCTTAGGAACAGGAATTGACGATCAGGTTGCAAATATTGTAACGGCTCAGTTGCTATTCTTAGAAAGTGCAGATCCTTCAAAAGATATTCAGATCTACATCAATTCTCCTGGAGGAAGCGTTTATGCAGGTTTAGGAATTTACGACACGATGCAAATTATTAAGCCGGATGTTGCTACGATCTGTACAGGTATTGCTGCTTCAATGGGAGCTGTTTTATTGGTTGCAGGTGAAAAAGGAAAGCGTTCTGCTTTGAAACACTCAAGAGTGATGATTCACCAACCTTCTGGTGGAGCTCAAGGTGTTGCTTCTGATATGGAAATCAATTTAAGAGAAATGTTGAAGCTTAAAAAAGAGTTGTATGACATTATTTCTGAACATTCAGGACAAGCTTACGAGTGGGTTGAGAAAGCTTCAGACAGAGATTACTGGATGACTTCTACCGAAGCTAAAGATTTTGGAATGGTAGATGAGGTTTTACAAAGATCTAAAGAGAAGAAATAA
- the tpiA gene encoding triose-phosphate isomerase: MRRKIVAGNWKMNKNVIDAQQLMIQLLSYKNNNTTNCEVWIAPPSLYLMMAKDIFEKDEIGVFSQDMSEYESGAYTGELSADMLESIDATGSLIGHSERRQYHGENDESCNKKVKLALDKGLIPVYCNGETLEQRKAGQHLDVVKAQTETALFTLSAEEIKKVVIAYEPVWAIGTGETATPEQAQEIHAHIRGIIAEKYGKEVADEISILYGGSVKPDNAKEIFSQPDIDGGLIGGAALKLEDFSKIIEGFN, from the coding sequence ATGAGAAGAAAAATAGTTGCAGGAAACTGGAAAATGAACAAAAACGTCATTGATGCTCAACAATTAATGATTCAATTACTAAGCTATAAAAACAACAATACAACCAACTGTGAAGTTTGGATCGCACCGCCTTCTTTATATTTAATGATGGCAAAAGATATCTTCGAAAAAGACGAAATCGGAGTTTTCTCACAAGATATGAGCGAATATGAAAGCGGAGCTTACACAGGTGAACTTTCTGCAGATATGTTGGAATCTATCGATGCTACAGGTTCTTTGATCGGTCACTCTGAAAGAAGACAATATCACGGTGAAAACGACGAAAGCTGCAATAAAAAAGTAAAACTGGCTTTAGATAAAGGTTTAATTCCTGTTTACTGTAATGGTGAAACTTTGGAGCAAAGAAAAGCCGGACAGCATCTTGACGTTGTAAAAGCACAAACTGAAACTGCACTTTTCACTCTTTCTGCAGAGGAAATCAAAAAAGTGGTTATTGCTTACGAACCAGTTTGGGCAATCGGAACAGGAGAAACTGCTACTCCGGAACAGGCGCAGGAAATTCATGCTCACATCAGAGGAATTATCGCAGAAAAATACGGAAAAGAAGTTGCTGACGAAATTTCTATTCTTTACGGAGGTTCTGTAAAGCCAGATAATGCGAAAGAAATTTTCTCTCAACCTGATATTGACGGTGGTCTTATCGGTGGCGCTGCATTGAAACTTGAAGATTTCTCAAAAATTATTGAAGGTTTTAATTAA
- a CDS encoding YncE family protein: MKKIYFLILAFVFSFAIAQTEGVLVLNEGGAGSNNAEISLINNQSALTNNYFKLKNNNATLGDTAQDIKIFGDKIFVVLNISNQIKVINKSDFTLITTISTNLNNPRYIAFNGNKAYVTNWGSGSSTTDDYVAVFNLNNYTHETNIPVGNGPEKIFSKNNKLYVLLKGGYGLNHFMDVINTTTNTVESQVNVGDSPNSIFEKDNLLYIMSSGDPYLPTSFGTLTVYNTTSQTTVSSTTFPVGVKPSYMDTDGTNIYYMNEASIYKTPIASPSINTSPIAVTPITVNSYGTAYGFNVVNNKIYAADPSGYIAAGKIYTYDLQGSLLNTFTVTSLPNQIIAYNNASLSTIENTKTSKIIVYPNPTSDRFFVQGLNSGNIQVYDLNGRVVINEKYNEKGINVSALSKGVYVVKITDKNINFSEKLIIK, from the coding sequence ATGAAGAAAATCTATTTTCTTATTCTTGCATTTGTATTTTCATTTGCAATTGCTCAAACTGAAGGAGTTTTAGTACTCAACGAAGGCGGCGCCGGAAGCAATAATGCTGAAATTTCGCTGATCAATAATCAATCGGCACTTACCAACAATTATTTTAAACTTAAAAACAATAATGCAACATTGGGTGATACCGCTCAAGATATTAAAATTTTTGGTGATAAGATTTTTGTAGTTTTAAATATTTCAAACCAAATTAAAGTTATTAATAAATCTGATTTTACTTTAATTACAACAATTTCTACCAATCTTAACAATCCAAGATATATTGCTTTTAATGGGAACAAAGCTTACGTAACCAATTGGGGAAGCGGCAGTAGTACTACTGATGATTATGTGGCAGTGTTTAATCTTAACAATTATACTCACGAAACAAATATTCCTGTAGGAAATGGTCCTGAAAAAATCTTCAGCAAAAACAATAAACTCTATGTTTTATTGAAAGGAGGTTACGGATTGAACCATTTTATGGATGTCATCAACACTACAACCAATACTGTAGAATCGCAGGTAAATGTAGGAGACTCACCCAACAGTATTTTTGAAAAAGACAATTTACTGTACATTATGAGTTCGGGAGATCCTTACCTTCCAACATCTTTCGGAACATTGACGGTTTATAATACAACAAGCCAGACTACGGTTTCGAGCACAACATTTCCGGTAGGGGTAAAACCATCTTATATGGATACCGACGGAACGAATATTTATTACATGAATGAAGCATCGATCTACAAAACACCAATTGCTTCACCGTCAATTAACACCTCTCCTATTGCAGTTACACCAATTACCGTAAACAGTTATGGAACCGCATACGGATTTAATGTTGTTAATAATAAAATCTATGCAGCCGATCCTTCAGGATATATTGCGGCGGGAAAAATTTACACTTACGATTTACAAGGTAGTTTACTGAATACTTTTACGGTAACTTCATTACCTAATCAAATCATTGCGTATAATAATGCATCTCTTTCTACTATTGAAAACACAAAAACATCAAAAATAATTGTATATCCAAATCCTACAAGTGACAGATTCTTTGTACAAGGCTTAAATTCTGGAAACATTCAGGTTTATGATCTAAACGGAAGAGTTGTTATCAATGAGAAATACAATGAAAAAGGAATTAATGTAAGCGCATTATCTAAAGGCGTTTATGTCGTGAAAATTACCGATAAGAATATCAACTTTAGCGAAAAGTTAATTATTAAGTAA